The Brevinematia bacterium DNA segment TGCCGAATCTCAAAACTTGATTTACAAATTCTTCTTCGTTCTGTAGTCCTACCGTCTTTGATTCATAAGAGTCATTTATTATCTGAGTAGGAACACTCTCTATACCCCACTCCATTGCTAAGTCTGGGTTCTCGTTAGCTTCCACAACCTCAGCTACCACTTTTCCCCTAGATGCAACTGCAATTCTATTTGCTAAATAAGCAGATCCTGGACAATAAGGACATGTAGGCGTTACAAATACCTTTATATTCACAGGCTTAGATAGAGAGCTTAACTTCTGTGCTACTTCATCACCAAGCTCATGGTTTTCAGTAGAAATCATAACAATAGTTTCAACAATTTGACTTGCTTCGTATCCAAGAGGAGAACCACTAAATAAAATCTTATACCCCCTATCCTCACCTATCGTTACACTTGGAATAGTTCTTATAGTAAGACCTGTTGAGGTTTTAGACCCAATACTAGATTCCACAAGCTGAAGCTTGATCTTACTACTGACCTCCGCTAATTCCGAAAAAAAAGTTTTGGTAAACTCTACATAGTCCCTAACACTCTCATCCAATGAGTTGTAATATACTCTCACCTCTACATCATCTCTCAACTCTTGAAACTTTTCCTCTAAAAATTTCCTAGAATCGTCATCAATGATTCTTCCCATAAAAGCCTCCAAAAGTTTTTATGCGGTAAATATACTAACTATCCAGAGATAAGTCAAGAAAGTCTAAAAAATTCCACTTTTCCAATAAGTGCTACAGGCTCCAGATATAAAGCAATACTACGGGAATTAAACTTTGTTGTATTTCTTTGGAAAACGGAATACCAGTTTTTTATCATAAATACTGTGAAGAAGTATATCGTATCAATCGGGGGAGGAATTCTCCAAGAAAAGATAATAAGAGAAATAAAAGAACTTGGGTTTAAGGCGATTGTTTTTGATAAGGACCCTGATTGTATAGGCTCAAAGATAGGTGATGTGTTTTTCCCAATAAGCACTAGGGATTACGAAAGCATAATTGTAAAGCTTCGGGAGGAGAATTTATTAGATGAAGTTGCTACAGCAATTACCGTAGGTACTGACATGTCTTATACAGTGGCAAAAATAAACGAAATAGTTGCTCCATTTTTGATTTCTCCAGAAACTGCGCTGAAAACCACTAACAAATACCTAATGAGAGAAACACTAGTCAGAGAGGGTGTCAATGTTCCTGAGTTTTTCCTTTGTTCTACATTGGAAGAGGTAATTTCTGCTTTTAGGGTTTTAAGAGATAAAGGAAAGTACGCAGTGATAAAACCTATTGACAATATGGGAGCAAGGGGAGTAAAAAAGCTTAGTTCCGAAGAAGATATTGAGTCATCTTTCAGGGAAAGTATGGGTTTTTCTTTCCAAGGGAAGGTATTAGTTGAAGAATTTATTGAAGGAAACGAGCTTAGCGTTGATGCTTTGGTTTATAGGGGAGAGATTATTATAACTGGCGTTGCGGATAGAATAATAGAATACCCTCCTTATTTTGTTGAAACAGGTCACATTATGCCTACCAATCTTCCAAGTGATCTTGTTGAAATCGCAATAGAGGAATTTAAGAAAGCCATAAGAGCTGTTGGAATAATAAACGGTTCTGCCAAAGGGGATATAAAGATCTCTGTTGACAATAAGCCTTACATAGGAGAAATAGCCTCAAGGCTTTCCGGGGGCTTTATGTCCACACACACCTTTCCTTACTCCACGGGAGTAAACCTTATGAGAAATATCCTTCTTATTCATCTGGGGAAAGAACCTGAGATAAATAGATATGAGTATAAACTTACCTGCATTGAGAGAGCCTTAATTCCATACAAGGGGGTAGTTACGTCAATAAGTGGTGTTGAGGAGGCTAGAGGTGTAGATGGAGTTAAGGATGTGTTTATAAAGGTTAAAGAAGGTGATGCTGTAGGTGAGCCCAAAAGCAATCTTGACAAGGCTGGAAACATCATAGCGGTAGGGAAGACTCGTGAAGAAGCAATAAGAAATGTAAACAATGGGATAAGGAGGATAAAAATTTTAACAGAATCTAGCGGACTGGTGACACCCGAAAGCGAAATACTAGAGAAAGCCCGAAGAAAGTTTAATGGAGCTTGTTATGTTTGTAAAAGGTGCGATGGGGAAAGCTGTAGAGGTAAGGTTCCCGGAATAGGTGGAATAGGTAGTGGTGAATCATTTGTAGAAAATGTAAGAGTCTTAGGAGAATATAAGCTCATGCCAAGGTATATCCACTCAGCAAAAAACATAGACACTTCTATCAATTTCCTTGGACTGAAACTGGACCTGCCAGTTATCGTTGCACCTATCACTGGAACAACATCAAACCTTGGAGGAAAGGTGGAAGAACTTGAGTATATTAGATGGGTTATAAAGGGAGCTATGTTCTCAGGAACTATTGCAATGGTAGGAGATAGTGCAACCCCAGAAAAATATAAACTGGGAATCAGGGCGATTCTAGAGAACTTCGGAAACGGAATAGGAATCTACAAACCCAGAAGGAATAATCTAGAAATTATAAGGAGAATAAAGGAAGCAGAGGAAGTTGGAGCTATTGCTGTAGGAATGGACGTTGATGGATTCCTAATACCTACCATGAAGCTAAGAAACCAAGAGGTTGAACCTAAGAGTGATAAAGAGCTTGAAGAAATCGTAAACTCTACTAAACTACCTTTTGTAATCAAAGGAATCATGAACCCAAGCGATGCCTTATCAGCGTACAAAGCTGGAGCTAAAGTAATAATTGTTTCAAACCATGGTGGCAGGGTAAATGACTCATTACCTTCAACTATCAGTGTGCTTCCCGGTATCGTCAAAGCCCTTAGGGGGAAGAAAGTTATGATAGGAATAGATGGTGGCTTTAGAAGCGGAGCGGATGTTGTTAAAGCTTTAATCTTGGGAGCAGACTTTGTATGTATAGGAAGACCTGTTACAATATACGCCTTCGGCGGTGAAGTAGATGGGGTAAAGTATTACTTGGAGAAGATAAAAAGTGAGATAAGAGAAACTATGAAAATACTAGGTGCTGAAAATATACAGGAGCTTAAAAAAATCAAACCACCACCCCTTATCAAAAAGGGTGAGACTCTACACTTCACTAGGAAAACTTTCACAAGTAAACCTAAGACCAGAATACTGTAGGAGAGTGCTTCCTGTGAATGATACTAAGAGATTTTTAATAGAGGTTAAAGGATTAGTTGAGGGTGTTGGATTTAGACCATTTGTATACAGAGTTGCTAAAAAACTTGGCCTTGGAGGATGGGTCAAAAACGACACCAAGGGAGTGCTTATTGAAGTGGAAGGCAAAGAGAGCAAGATAGAAGAGTTTCTTAACACAATTAAAACTCTTCATCCCAAAGCTAGTGAAATTTTATCTATACACATCAGTGAAATTCCTTCATTAGGAGAGAAAGAGTTTTCAATCCTACAGAGTGTCAAAAGCAAAGAGAAATTTCCAATAATTCCCCCCGACATTGGTATTTGTGATAAATGTAGAGAAGAGTTACTCAACAGAAGCGATAGAAG contains these protein-coding regions:
- a CDS encoding thioredoxin family protein, which codes for MGRIIDDDSRKFLEEKFQELRDDVEVRVYYNSLDESVRDYVEFTKTFFSELAEVSSKIKLQLVESSIGSKTSTGLTIRTIPSVTIGEDRGYKILFSGSPLGYEASQIVETIVMISTENHELGDEVAQKLSSLSKPVNIKVFVTPTCPYCPGSAYLANRIAVASRGKVVAEVVEANENPDLAMEWGIESVPTQIINDSYESKTVGLQNEEEFVNQVLRFGK
- a CDS encoding alpha-hydroxy-acid oxidizing protein; translation: MKKYIVSIGGGILQEKIIREIKELGFKAIVFDKDPDCIGSKIGDVFFPISTRDYESIIVKLREENLLDEVATAITVGTDMSYTVAKINEIVAPFLISPETALKTTNKYLMRETLVREGVNVPEFFLCSTLEEVISAFRVLRDKGKYAVIKPIDNMGARGVKKLSSEEDIESSFRESMGFSFQGKVLVEEFIEGNELSVDALVYRGEIIITGVADRIIEYPPYFVETGHIMPTNLPSDLVEIAIEEFKKAIRAVGIINGSAKGDIKISVDNKPYIGEIASRLSGGFMSTHTFPYSTGVNLMRNILLIHLGKEPEINRYEYKLTCIERALIPYKGVVTSISGVEEARGVDGVKDVFIKVKEGDAVGEPKSNLDKAGNIIAVGKTREEAIRNVNNGIRRIKILTESSGLVTPESEILEKARRKFNGACYVCKRCDGESCRGKVPGIGGIGSGESFVENVRVLGEYKLMPRYIHSAKNIDTSINFLGLKLDLPVIVAPITGTTSNLGGKVEELEYIRWVIKGAMFSGTIAMVGDSATPEKYKLGIRAILENFGNGIGIYKPRRNNLEIIRRIKEAEEVGAIAVGMDVDGFLIPTMKLRNQEVEPKSDKELEEIVNSTKLPFVIKGIMNPSDALSAYKAGAKVIIVSNHGGRVNDSLPSTISVLPGIVKALRGKKVMIGIDGGFRSGADVVKALILGADFVCIGRPVTIYAFGGEVDGVKYYLEKIKSEIRETMKILGAENIQELKKIKPPPLIKKGETLHFTRKTFTSKPKTRIL